The Thalassophryne amazonica chromosome 6, fThaAma1.1, whole genome shotgun sequence genome includes a region encoding these proteins:
- the dnajc5aa gene encoding dnaJ (Hsp40) homolog, subfamily C, member 5aa codes for MSEHQRQRSLSTAGESLYHVLGVDKVATNDDIKRSYRKLALKFHPDKNPDNPEAADKFKEINNAHAILNDPTKRNIYDKYGSLGLYVAEQFGEENVNTYFVLSSWWAKALFVLCGVATGCYFCCCLCCCCNCCCGRCKPRPREGQEQDFYVSPEDLEAQLQSDEREAGGDPIVLQPSATETTQLTADGHHSYHTDTGFN; via the exons ATGTCTGAGCACCAGAGACAGCGCTCTCTGTCCACCGCCGGTGAGTCTCTCTACCATGTGTTGGGAGTTGACAAGGTGGCCACCAATGATGACATTAAGAGATCTTACAG GAAACTGGCACTGAAGTTCCACCCTGACAAGAATCCTGACAATCCAGAGGCAGCTGATAAATTCAAAGAGATAAACAATGCCCATGCAATTCTGAATGACCCAACAAAACGTAATATTTACGACAAATACGGTTCCCTGGGGTTGTATGTGGCTGAACAGTTTGGAGAAGAGAATGTGAACACGTACTTTGTTCTGTCAAGCTGGTGGGCAAAG GCTCTGTTTGTACTTTGCGGCGTGGCCACTGGCTGCTACTTCTGTTGCTGCCTGTGCTGCTGCTGTAATTGTTGCTGTGGAAGGTGTAAACCACGGCCTCGGGAGGGTCAGGAACAGGACTTTTACGTGTCTCCTGAGGACTTGGAGGCTCAACTACAATCTGATGAGAGAG AGGCTGGTGGTGACCCAATTGTGCTGCAACCTTCAGCAACAGAGACAACGCAGTTAACAGCAGATGGTCACCACTCCTACCACACTGACACCGGCTTCAACTAA